AAAAGAACAAATGTAATTCATCTTTTAATCCATTGTTTTACACAAGCTTTacgacagaaaataaaataaatacaagtcTTAAGTTAACTGCTTTTACTGACCCTTCATGTTTATCATCAATTGATCAATTGATCATCAGAGAGTGGACTTCAACTTCCAGCATGCAATGCCACTTTGTTGGTTGTACATCATCAACCCACTGCAATAGGCCTACATAGCCAAAATGGtcctgggctatatgagagctaaagtgAGACGCGATGTTGATCACATCAGTGTACCGATACTGCTTGTTTTACTACATatagtttttatttaattatttttttttctctcttgtacCTCTGTACTGAGTTTTTgctttgtgtctttgtctcaTTTAAGCACAATGTTAATGctgtcagttttgttttcaacctgacttattgtactttattgaaaattttaaaaaagcattaaaaaaaacatcagtgtaataaaaatggccgccacttggataaaaaaataaaaataaaaaaacagctgcCTTTCTTTATCTGCTGTCTTACATACTGCCTTCACGAAAGAAAcgaaaacacaacaataaacgACTCGGGCTAAACATCAGATTAGTGGACTACAACTACCAGCATGCATTGCTATCGCTTTGCCTCCCAGGACCGTACGTTCTACGTCATCACCACGCGCTAGTACAGACGCAGAACGGCAACAGCGATGCAGCGAAGATGCCGAGAGTAATTCGGGCCAAATTCTCCCTTAATTTGGACGAGAAAACCCAACATGTGTGATTCTCCTGACTCTGCGGAGACACGGACTGTCCAGGAGCGGCTGGAGCGGCTGCAGGAGCTCACAGACTTCACAGAAACCTGCAAGAATCAGCTAAACGACATTTTCCAAAAACTGGGATGGTCGCAAGAATACAGAGAATCCTCTCAGGTAAGCTAACCTTAAACCTTAAACCTTAAACCTTAAACCTTAAACCTATCAGGATGTTGACTGGATTACAACAGTGGATCTATTTTATCTTAGTGCTATCCTAGATACATTTAAGGAAAAtctcccttttctctgtttGCCGAGCCGCAAACCTCAGTCAGGAAAACTGTACATTTAATTTTTGCAGTGTCCACCAGTGTGTTATGTTCATCTCAGTTATTTCTGTGCAACTTACTTGTTtaaggcaaggcagctttatttgtacagcacatttcatacactgaggcaattcaaagtgctttacagaagtaatacagtaaaggtaaaaaaaaattacaattaaaaagtgcaaaagtacagacaagagatccacaagataaaagacttaaaaaatAAACTAGTGCAGTTCAAGTTTAACACAGAACACAACCgtcaatttcaacactagaacatattAAATAGGCATTAACTAGGCTAATCTATGTCTTGTATCAGGAATTGCAACCATATGCAATATGATATGAAACAtatcaatatgaaaaatgtgaacaacTATATGAATTTACACATATAAGTTATGCATGGtgtgcaaaatgacagctgTAGAGCATACTGTGACAAAGACCATAGGAAACACgagaatatatacagtatgaaaataaatgaaaacaaatgaaaatgaaaacacagagctaaatgcaatatataacaaatgagaaaatgtgagaatatggaaaaaaaaagtatgtgaaTTTACACCATAAATATAGGATGTGTAAAATGTGCATTGTTGATGTAATCATATGTGCAGATACATACAGaccatacatacagtactgtgcaaaagtcttaggtacatgtaaaaaaaaatccataaagcgaagaagatgctttcaaaaataatgaaatgaaaagcttataaatatcaaaaaatgtactataaagagAAGTccactgacacactaatgcaggaaacaaacatctaagacaaaatttatataaaaaatctagggtgcctaagacttttgcacagtactgtacacacaaaaaGTGTCTCTAGATAATTAGATGTCAGttgtaaagaaataaaaaacggtttgcatttgtttccctgctgtgtgtgtgtgtgtgtgtgtgtgtgtgtgtgtgtttcaggaggagatggagcagTGTCCCTTCGACCCCGACCACAGAGTGCCGGCCCGGAGCCTGGAGAGACACAAAGCCTCCTGCAGGCTCAGGAGGATGGGCTACTCACCTGAGgaacaggtaacacacacacacacacacacacacacacacacacaagctaattAAACGATGACAGATTGTTTTGTCTCTGTCATGAATCTATTCGGCAAGGGTGGGGAGTCACAcacttaaagtcacactgaaatcaaTATAggatttttcatctttttctcacTATCATatcatacacctatttgacaatttatgccaaaaaaagtcttattgtggtttttttttgtgtgtttttatatcaaagtaatgacttcattgtgtaccaggaggtgtaaataaaaattccaaccaataaaatcatCACAGCTATTTGAACAACCCCCTCCAGGATGTACATCAGAGTTAACACACCGCCATGCCGTTATTTTGCTGTATCATAAGTGTCCACTAAAAGCTGTGTCACCTCCTCTGCAGGCGGAGATGTGCGACCCGTCTGTGTGTTATGAGAACAGCAGCGTCAGCAGCTTCACAATGGGTGAGTTGTTCCTGATAACTGAAGCTAGCACTGTCCGCAACTCTCATGTCCCAAAGGTCCCTAACTCTCAATATGTTGGAAAATCTCCATGTTTTTGAGATTTCTGTGACTACAGTTGCagaaaaaatactttaaaaGGTAATTTCAAGACAAGTTTTGACTTCCTGAAGTCTTTGTGCTTGAAGAGTTTATGCTTTTAATGGGAAAAGGAACAATAAAAATGCCCGTCTGTGCCTGAAATATGGAGTGTCATCTGTCCTGTTCTCACCGAGTCGTTCTCTCCGTCCAGACAAAGACACGCAGCACCGGGCGATTCTGCAAGCGAGATCTGCTGCTCCGCTGATGAGGATGGAAGGAGTCTTCTGGCAAGGTAGCAGCTCGTTTTAGGACAGTTCAATACAAAACTTAAGCTGTAGGGAACACAGACTCTTGGGTCAGGATGGCACATGAACTTTTATTTTTGCATGCAATTGCAAAGGCAGTCCACTAGATGTCACTAGAGAGCCATCTGGTTCTAAGCCTGTTTGGTTTGAAACGTCTAAATCCCTCATCCATCTTCACCACCCCCATCTTTTATTAAACCTCTAACAAGAAGATTCTCTAATTAGTAGAATACGTGtaatttccattcagcttttctataATATCTCATTCAGCTGATGTGTGtaatccgtgtgtgtgtgttgtgttctgtttcCAGCGGCAGGGTGAGTATTAGAGGAGCTGGGCTCTAGAAAGTTCTGCTGCTCTGGTTCAGGCTTGCCTGATTACGTGCAGTATCCTTTAACGCCATATCCTTTCAAACCACAGGGCTGTGTGGgtggacacacactcagacacacacactcagacacacacacacacttttcccttTACGTGTTGGGGAAAGGCCTCATACTTTCAGAGATTTGCAAGACAACGTCAGTTTGAAATCagtttgaataataataataaactttatttttatggctcttttcaaaacaaagggctttacactgaatgtacaaaatattagggccACTTCACTTTTCATGAAGTAGACTGATGAGGTGATTCCAGGTAAAAGACATGatgccttattgatttcccttattaaatctgtaccaatcacaaaggaggagatgtagataaagagaagcagatgagttagagaaggacTTTACTGTGGATTGTGCAACTCAGCATCAGGAAGGtgtttctaatattttgtacgTTCAGGCTCTGATTTGCTGAAGCCTTTAGTGAGTGCAAAAACTTTAAGCGTGTGCAAAACCAGTGCTCTAACGCCTGATTGGTCAAGTGGTTTGTCTTAAACCAATCACAAGTCTTAATGTTGACTTTGCACATACTGAATATTTTTTGCGCCTGTTGAAGGCTTTTAGTTAGATCCTCTGTGAATAAAACAGCTGCAAAAGAAATGTAGTAAATGCAAACattgcagagaggagaaaaaacaaaagagaaagagcgtATTAGACTACAAACAAATCAGTAAAATTGCAAAATCTTAATGTTGGCAGATGAAATCCATGCAAAGACAAGGTGTGTTTGAGTTGAGTCAGAGTAAaatgattgaatgtttttgaatgaacaATGTGgcgggtgtgtgagagagccagaggtgtgtgtgtgtgtgtgtgtgtgtgtgtgtgtgttttaacctaGCGTTCCCCCAGTGTGTAAAGCCTCTCTGGTCCTCTCCAGGTCAGTACTCGGGTCAGCCTGTTGACGTCCCTCAGAGCCACAAGCGGGCGGTGTGTGACCTCACTGTGGCCGACCGGCTGGCTCTGTACGATCATGTGACCGGCGCCACCGGCCAGCAGGGGGACCAGACCGCTCCGACCGGCAACGAGGATCTGTACGTCGACCTGGTGGCCAAGCTGAAAAAAGGTGAGGCGGGTCGGCTTCTGGTAGCtcttttcctgggaaaaatcctctgccgcacaggaagtgatgcgttttacgtttgcagtttgtttggaatcaacagaagaagaagaagtgggtagttagcatgagcagtgatagccaccatggctgaacagacagagaaaagagaaactcaaactgcatcaacaggaaatccaagctttaatttgaaaaaCAACTGTTAGGAGGTAGGAAGTACCTTGAAtgcaaactgcatcaacagaaaatccaagctccgcccacactgtttgattgacaggtgatctctgggaagtgcagtgcagaaacaccacagtgaggctgagggacaaagatggagactaaataaaaaacactttggATCTTGTGTATTACCACTTGAATCAGTAAATTATGAATGTCAGAAGGCCAATATGACTAAATATTGGTTGTCAGATTatctgcaaataaaaacacaaagaaacaaggaaacaaagacCTCCacttaaaggtgtgtgtgtgtgtgtgtgtgtgtgtgtgtgtgtgtgtgcgtgtgtgcaggtGAAGAGCAGAATGAGCCCAAGTCTCACCTGGAGCTGATGGCAGAGATGAGGGACTACAAGAGGCGGCGTCAGTCCTACAGAGCCAAGAACGTCCACATCACCAAGAAGTCCTACACCGAGGTACAAGActagctgcacacacacacacacacacacacacacacacacacacacacacagagcaaggaGTCACATGAGAAttttagggtgcgatcacagCTACAGTTGGTTGTCTTTGGTTCGAACCATAGTgataaagttgactttgttaCATTTCTGTATTTGGTTCACTAAGGTTCACTCTAACCAATTACAagagaaccagggcttgtaaacaaaagtcacatgactcacagtGAGCTCGTTTATTGGAGTTTCAGTTTTTCTGGATGGACAGATTCGTCTCCGTccgttcaaccaatcagaggcgttccctTGTAAaaactagcggcgaacacagagacgacgttccgaccaaaacaaagataaagcagagaaagcctggtggagcgttgggatgacttttttttaaacaactttatttacattttcacaatacaaaatatattcaagTTGGAATATGGTTACATGTACATACTGACTtatcaccccccaccccactctaACGTaaacacccacccccacccacatccAGCTCAGTTTATGATTGAATttatacagtagagtctgtttcttctgttttctatcaagcagctctgttatttatttatttattttaagatttatttggcAGGGACAGTacacatcaatcaacattttagttcacacttcaatgtaaatgtgtcagAGTTAGCCAAGAGGCTAATTTACaagttatgagcaaagcttcctgttcttctgcctcgccgccatgttgacgctcaaaacaaacccaacacacacacatctatccgTCAGTAaatcctgtctgtcttctgacGGATCAGCCGTCTAACTTCCTGTCTGATGCCCTGCAGGTGATTCGGGAGGTGATCGACGTTCACTCTGGAGAGCTGTCCAggcagtggagagaggaggagagggaggaggagcaggaggagaggagagccgggCGCTCCTCCCACAGGTACAGCAAGcgccgtgacctctgaccccgatctaggaactgaagctcatTCTACGATACGTTACGATCGTTATAAGTCGCTCCGGATAAGATCGACAAAAGCACCGACGACCGACTGTGTGATTTTTGTCTGTCAGGCGGCGGTCGGGTGAAAGGCGGTCGCCGTCCTCGGAGTCCCCGCACTCCCACAGCAGACGCCACCGCAGCCGGGAGCGAAgccaagagagggagagcaagaagaagaagaagaagaggtgagATATACATTATCTGGAGTGACGGGAGGAAGATAAAGTCACTGAGATACATGAATAATACAGGAGACACAGGACGGTTTTTCACTTTTCCTCCTGTCTTCACATCGCTGCTCTCTGTCCCGTCCACTCCTTAATATTGtctgtttgtaatgttggtgatacagatttttttgtttgttttactgtcaaacatatctgtctgtctatcttatCTATTGGTCTTGCCTATAGAACAATTGTAGATATGTGAGTCTTTTTAGGTGTCAAAATTATGTTGCGAAAtagaggcttttattttgaaatgcagaAATTTACCATGTGGGCCTTCGCAGGGATTCCCGTTCCCCTGACGAGCGGCACCGCGAccgaaagaagaagaagaagaagaaagaggagaaagagaaggagaagtgaAAGTCCTGGATCAGCAGCTTGGAGCACGGATAAGACGAGGGTCAAAGGTCGCCGTGGCCTCAGTCGCCATGATGTGGAAACTCTTGACATTTTAAGTTTACAAACTTGGGGAGTTTTGGACCCGGCTGATAAATTCATGTGAATAAAGTTTTGAGAACCCAAGTGATTCCCAGTTCCTGGGGAA
Above is a window of Centroberyx gerrardi isolate f3 unplaced genomic scaffold, fCenGer3.hap1.cur.20231027 Scaffold_195, whole genome shotgun sequence DNA encoding:
- the LOC139923231 gene encoding U11/U12 small nuclear ribonucleoprotein 48 kDa protein, whose translation is MCDSPDSAETRTVQERLERLQELTDFTETCKNQLNDIFQKLGWSQEYRESSQEEMEQCPFDPDHRVPARSLERHKASCRLRRMGYSPEEQAEMCDPSVCYENSSVSSFTMDKDTQHRAILQARSAAPLMRMEGVFWQGQYSGQPVDVPQSHKRAVCDLTVADRLALYDHVTGATGQQGDQTAPTGNEDLYVDLVAKLKKGEEQNEPKSHLELMAEMRDYKRRRQSYRAKNVHITKKSYTEVIREVIDVHSGELSRQWREEEREEEQEERRAGRSSHRRRSGERRSPSSESPHSHSRRHRSRERSQERESKKKKKKRDSRSPDERHRDRKKKKKKKEEKEKEK